One part of the Chitinivibrionales bacterium genome encodes these proteins:
- a CDS encoding ABC transporter permease, translating to MRILLVIYILWLRDMKRFMRSPSRIVGSVTLPLLTLVALGAGFGRMPIPGMNSPNYLSFLVPGMVGMTILFGGVFSGMSVLWDRQYGFLKEIMVAPVPRVAIVVGRITSGSTTGVIQASVIALMATFLGFALPSLPGFLLALVFMIFISVIFTGIGLVFASRMKDEQGFGLIMNFLILPFLFLSGAFAPIGNLPAWVRTFSYIDPLTYGVEGLRAALLGSSAIPLVLSFSVCAACALMLVLVGAWFFETSEAV from the coding sequence ATGCGGATTCTTCTCGTCATTTATATTCTGTGGCTCAGGGACATGAAACGCTTCATGCGGTCGCCGTCGCGCATCGTGGGCAGCGTCACGCTTCCGCTGCTCACGCTCGTGGCGCTCGGCGCGGGCTTCGGCCGAATGCCGATTCCCGGCATGAATTCGCCGAACTACCTTTCGTTCCTTGTGCCGGGCATGGTGGGGATGACCATCCTGTTCGGCGGCGTGTTTTCCGGCATGTCGGTCTTGTGGGACCGCCAGTACGGGTTTCTCAAGGAAATCATGGTGGCGCCGGTGCCGCGGGTCGCCATTGTTGTCGGCCGCATCACCAGCGGCAGCACGACCGGCGTGATCCAGGCCTCGGTCATCGCGCTCATGGCGACGTTTCTCGGTTTTGCGCTTCCGTCCCTGCCCGGTTTTCTCCTTGCGCTGGTGTTCATGATCTTCATCTCGGTTATTTTTACGGGCATCGGCCTGGTGTTCGCCTCGCGCATGAAGGACGAGCAGGGGTTCGGGCTGATCATGAATTTTCTCATCCTGCCGTTTCTGTTTCTTTCCGGCGCCTTTGCGCCCATCGGAAATCTGCCCGCGTGGGTGCGGACATTCTCCTATATCGATCCGCTCACCTACGGTGTGGAGGGCCTGCGCGCAGCCTTGCTCGGCTCTTCCGCGATCCCCCTCGTGCTGAGCTTCTCGGTGTGCGCGGCGTGCGCTTTGATGCTGGTGCTTGTCGGCGCGTGGTTCTTCGAGACGAGCGAAGCGGTGTGA
- the mtgA gene encoding monofunctional biosynthetic peptidoglycan transglycosylase — protein sequence MVKYLSKILYFFWRIIKALLLTYAVVFSLAGTVLIVYGYFLVSKPFRDVKFLVDHNPSQTEYMKRYRAALRAQKKPDTLLQRFVPLDSISRSLQNAVVAAEDDGFYTHPGFDIEAILEAFEYNKDKNRIARGASTITQQLAKNLFCDHEKNFVRKAKEMGYTLLLEKYLDKNRILELYLNYAEWGDNIFGCEAASQAYFKKPCSRLTLNEASRLAAVLAMPSRVSPLNDKSAFIQKRVVVMANNLYRRHMLDDSGYTQLSGLPPPRDSTADSTLKDTTRKVIPVGYPENKKGIKKEKKKKR from the coding sequence ATGGTAAAATATTTATCAAAGATTTTATATTTTTTTTGGCGCATCATCAAAGCACTTCTTCTCACCTACGCCGTGGTGTTTTCCCTTGCCGGCACCGTCCTCATCGTTTACGGGTATTTCCTGGTCTCGAAGCCGTTCCGCGACGTGAAATTTCTCGTTGACCACAACCCGTCGCAGACCGAATACATGAAGCGGTACCGCGCCGCGCTCCGGGCCCAGAAGAAACCCGACACGCTGCTGCAGCGTTTCGTGCCGCTCGATTCCATTTCGCGGTCGTTGCAGAACGCGGTGGTCGCGGCCGAGGACGACGGTTTTTACACGCACCCGGGGTTCGACATCGAGGCGATTCTGGAGGCGTTCGAATACAACAAGGACAAGAACCGCATTGCCCGCGGCGCGAGCACCATCACCCAGCAGCTCGCGAAAAACCTTTTCTGCGACCACGAAAAAAATTTCGTGCGCAAGGCGAAGGAGATGGGCTACACCCTTCTTCTGGAGAAATACCTTGACAAAAACAGAATACTGGAACTATACCTGAACTATGCCGAGTGGGGCGACAATATTTTCGGGTGCGAGGCGGCCTCGCAGGCATATTTTAAAAAGCCGTGCTCGCGCCTCACCTTGAACGAGGCTTCCCGTCTCGCCGCGGTCCTTGCGATGCCGAGCAGGGTCTCCCCGCTCAACGACAAGAGCGCGTTCATCCAGAAGCGGGTCGTGGTGATGGCAAACAACCTTTACCGCAGGCACATGCTCGATGATTCGGGATACACCCAGCTTTCCGGCCTTCCCCCGCCCCGGGATTCCACGGCCGACAGCACGCTAAAGGATACAACGCGCAAGGTGATTCCTGTCGGCTATCCGGAAAACAAAAAGGGGATTAAAAAAGAAAAGAAAAAGAAGCGTTAA